A region of Candidatus Roizmanbacteria bacterium DNA encodes the following proteins:
- a CDS encoding MerR family transcriptional regulator codes for MEQLLTITEAADLINVHPETLRRWDREKVLIAVKINDRGDRRYRKTDILNFMSTHKTTVSHAKSININGYNVRWWGEEGFKTVERNFHLIGKPYAVKDKEFIGFAFFVDYLKKTTSSVNEEELDKLAIGKIKEYIESKKVFDGDIVTFEFFNRSFLEVQNPEWWEEKYSKTLVPGLRVEAHAAHSVTKENKAWRVILYFKSKQGDSWLPTNFGPNHSSIEYFVWIDANELASFDLPNSKKGAEVLAVQFGIDRFEETKDANGNRSIDRITEKNSARFEGKWVKDSLLPDEFMK; via the coding sequence ATGGAGCAATTACTAACTATTACAGAAGCAGCAGACCTAATTAATGTGCATCCGGAAACACTTCGTAGATGGGATCGTGAAAAAGTATTGATTGCTGTAAAGATAAACGATAGAGGTGATAGACGCTATCGTAAAACTGATATTTTGAATTTTATGTCCACTCACAAGACTACAGTCTCTCATGCTAAATCTATTAATATTAATGGATATAACGTTAGATGGTGGGGTGAAGAAGGGTTTAAAACCGTTGAAAGGAATTTTCACCTAATTGGTAAACCATATGCCGTTAAGGATAAAGAATTCATAGGTTTTGCTTTTTTTGTAGATTATTTGAAAAAAACGACATCCAGCGTTAATGAAGAAGAATTGGACAAATTAGCGATAGGAAAAATTAAGGAATATATAGAATCAAAAAAAGTTTTTGATGGTGATATTGTTACTTTTGAATTTTTTAATCGCTCCTTTTTAGAAGTACAGAACCCAGAATGGTGGGAAGAAAAATACAGTAAGACATTAGTACCTGGTTTAAGAGTTGAAGCACATGCTGCACATTCAGTTACTAAAGAAAATAAAGCATGGAGGGTTATCTTATACTTTAAATCCAAACAAGGCGATTCATGGCTCCCTACGAACTTCGGTCCTAATCATAGTTCTATTGAATATTTCGTTTGGATTGATGCAAATGAACTTGCTAGTTTTGATCTCCCTAACAGTAAAAAGGGTGCTGAAGTTTTAGCAGTTCAATTCGGTATTGATAGATTTGAAGAAACGAAAGATGCTAATGGTAATAGATCCATTGATAGAATAACTGAAAAAAATTCAGCACGTTTTGAAGGAAAATGGGTAAAAGATAGTTTACTGCCCGACGAATTTATGAAGTAA